The nucleotide window GGACCGGATCGTGCGGCTCTTCCTCACCGAGTCCTGCGCGGACGCACCGCCCGAGGCGCTGCTGGACGTCTGGACCTGGTGGCAGGGCAGCTTCTCCTTCCCGGGGCGCCCGCGCAACCACCCCAACTTCCCCGAGCAGGACCTGCTGCGCTTCGCCGAGGACCCGCAGCCCCGGATGCGGCTGCTGGCGCTCGACGACAAGCGCTCGACGGCCGAACTGGTCGAACGGTTCGGCCGGGACCCCGACCCCGAGGTGCGGCTGCGGGCGGCCGAGGACCCGCGCCTGTCGGCGGCCTCCGCCGTCCGGCTGACTAAGGACGCCGACTCCGCCGTGCGCGGGCAGGCCAGGCGGCACCCGGCGCTGCCGGTGCCGGTCCTGCTCTCCCTGCTGCTGGCGCCGGAGAGCGCACGGGACGCCGCCGCGAACCGGGCGGTCCCGGCGGCGGTGATGCTGCGGATGGTCGAGCTGGCGCACCGTCGGCTCCGGTAGCGGGGAGGGGCCGGCGCACCGTCAGACCCCCTGGCGGGACTCGTCGGTGCGATGATGATCAATGTGCGGATAGAGCTCCTGGGACCACTGGAAGTGCGGGACGGCGACGGCCGGGCGGTCGCCGTGGGTGGGGCGACGGTGCGGGCGGTGCTGGCCCGGCTGGCGCTGGCCGGGGGGCGGGTGGTGAGCGGGCGGGCACTGGCGGCGGACCTGTGGGGCGACGAGGGCGGCGGCGGGAACGCGCTGCAGCGGCGGGTCTCGCGGCTGCGGGCGGCGCTGGAGCCCGGGGTGCTGCGCTCCGAGGGCGGCGGGTACCGGCTCGCCGTCGACGCCGAGCAGGTGGACGCGCTGCGCTTCCGTCGACTGGCCGCAGAGGGCCGGGCCGCGCTCGCGGCAGGCGCCCACGAACCGGCGGCGAGCCTGCTCCGGGAGGCTGAACAGCTGTGGCGCGGGCCCGCGTTGGCCGGCCTCGGCGACCCGCCGTTCGCCGCCGAGGAGGCGGGCCGGCTGGCGTCCGAGCGCCTGCTCGCCGCCGAGGACCGGTTCGACGCCGAGCTCGCCCTCGGCCGGGCCGCCGCGCTGGTCGGCGAGCTGGAGCGGCTGGCGGCGGCCGAGCCCTGGCGCGAGCGGTTGCAGGGGCAGCTGATGCGGGCGCTCCAGGCGACGGGCCGGCCGAGCGAGGCGCTGGCGGTCTACCGGCGGGTCCGCGCCGACCTCGCCGAGCAGCTCGGCATGGAGCCGGGCGTCGAACTGACGGCGATCCACCTCGACGTGCTGCGCCAGGTGCCCGCCCCGGCACCCGCCCCGCAGCGGCGGGTGCCCGCCCTCGTGACCAGCTTCGTGGGCCGCGAGGAGGAGTTGCGTCAGGTCGCCGAACTGCTGGAGCGCGGCCGCTTGGTGACGGTCGCCGGGCCCGGCGGCGCGGGGAAGACCCGGTTCGTCCGCGAGCTGCTGGCCGCCCGCCCGGGCGAGGCCTGGTTCGTCGACCTGGCCGCCGTCGGCGAACCCGCCTACCTGACCCAGGCGGTGCTGGTGACCGTCGGCCCGGCCCCGCTGACCGGCACCGCCGGTGATCCGGCCGACCGGGTGGTCGAGGCGCTGCGGCACCGCAGCGCGCTGCTGGTGCTGGACAACTGCGAGCACCTGGCCGAGGCCGTGGTCCGGCTGGTCGTCCGGCTGCTCGCCGACTGCCCGGAGCTGCGGATCCTGGCCACCAGCCGCGAGGTGCTCGGGCTGCCGGGCGAGCAGCAGTTCCCGCTGCCCGCACTGCGGTTGCCCGCCCGGGGCAGCGCGGCCGAGGAGGCGCTGCGGGCGCCGGCGGTGCGGCTGTTCGCCGACCGGGCGGCGGCGGTGCGGCCCGGCTTCGCGGTGCGGGCGGCCAACGCGGCGGCGGTGGTGGAGATCTGCCGCCGGCTCGACGGGCTGCCGCTGGCCATCGAGCTGGCGGCCGCCCGGGTGCGGATCCTCGACCCGGCCGAGATCGCCGCCCGGCTCGACGACCGCTTCCACCTGCTCGCCAACGCCGACCGCACCGCCCCGGCCCGCCACCAGACGCTGCGCGCGGTGGTCGACTGGAGCTGGTCGATGCTGGACGGGCCGGAGCGGGCGCTGGCCCGCCGGCTGACCGTCTTCGCGGGCGGCGCGACGCTGGAGGCCGTCGAGCGGGTCTGCGCGGACGGCGAACTCCCGCGCACCGCCGTGCTGGAGGTGCTCGCGGCGCTGGTCGACAAGTCGCTGGTCGAGGTCACCGAGCCGGCCGTCGCCGGCACGGGAACCCGCTACCGGATGCTCGACACCATCCGCGCCTACTGCGCCGAGGAGTTGGCGGCGGCCGGCGAGGCCGAGCGCTGGCAGCGGGCGCACGGCGACTACTGGACCGGGTTCGCCCGAGCCGCCGAGCCGCTGCTCCGCACGGCCGACCAACTGCCGTGGCTGGACCGGCTGCGGGCCGAGCACGCCAACCTGTTCGCGGCGCTGCGCCGCGCCCTGGACGACGAGCGGAACGAGACCGCACTGCGGCTCTGCGCGGCGCTGATGTGGCCGTGGATGCTGCAGGGCGGGCGGTACGACTACGCGATGGTGGACCGGGTGCTCGCCCTGCCCGGCGGCGAACTGCCCACCGAGCGGACGGTGATCGCCACCGCGCACGCCATGGTGCTCATGGTCTTCGCGGGCTGGGCGGCCGAGTTGGGGCAGCGGGCGCTGGTGCGGGCCCGGGAGCACGCGGACCGTGCGGAGCCCGGGGCGCACCCGGCGCTGGCGTTCGTGGAGCCGCTGGACGCGCTGCTGGCCCGCGACCCGGTGCGGGCCCGCCGGGAGCTGACGGCGGCGCTGGTCGGGGCCGAGCCGTGGACCGAGGCGCTGGCGCTCCTGCTGCGCGGGTTCGTCGAGGCGGGGCTGGGTGAACCGGCCCGGGCGCGGGCGGACGTCGGGCGGGCCCGCGAGGTGTTCACGCTGCTCGGCGACCGCTGGGGCCGCTACCTGGCCGCCCAGTGGCTCGCCCCGCTCACCGGCGACCCGGCGGCCGCCGCCGACTGCTACCGCGAGGCGCTGGACTGCCTGGCCGAGTTGGGCATGACCCGGCACGTGCCGGTGGTGGTCGCACAGCTGGGCACCGAGCTGCTGCGGGCCGGCGATCCGGCCGGGGCCCGCGCCGAGCTGACCCGGGCGCTGGCGCTCGCCGAGCAGACCGAGAACCTGGCCGCAGCGGTCTGGGCGAGCAGCGGGATGATGGAACTCGCGCAGCAAGCCGGGGACTTCGCCGAGGTCCGGCAGCGATTCGAGCAGCTGCGGCGGGCGCTGGCGCACGGGCCGAGCGCGACCGGGCTGCTGCCCGCGATGCTGTCGCGGGCCGCCGCGGCGATGCTGCGCGAGGACGGGTCGGACGGTGCCCGGGACTTGCTGCGTCAGGGCGTCGAGATCGTCAGGGGCGCCCCCGGCAGTCAGGCCGCGCCCGGCACCCCCGGGCGCCGCGCCGCCCTGCGGACCCTGGCCGAGGCCGCCCTCGCCGACGGCGACCCCGCCCACGCGGCCACCCTGCTGGGCCTCGCCGTCACCTTGGACGGTGACGACCGGTCGGCCTGACCGGCCCCCACCCCGTTGTCAGCCCGCTGTCCGCGAACCGTCAGGCCCCGCCCGGATGCTGGACGGCGCGGGGCACGACGAGGTGAGCACGGGGGACGTGGGGCATGCGATTCGGGTTGCTGGGGCCGGTCGAGGTGTGGGACCGGGCGGGGCGGACTGCGGGGATCCCGGCGGCGAAGCAGCGGGCACTGCTCGCCTGCCTGCTGCTGCGGGCGAACACGCCGGTGGGCATGGACGTGCTGATCGACCAGCTGTGGGACGGCGCCGCCCCGCCCAGCGCCCGGACGGCGGTGTTCAACTACCTCGCCCGGCTGCGCCGCCGGCTCGGCCCGCAGGCGGCGGCCCGGCTGCGCAGCGAGGCCGGCGGCTACCGGCTGGAGCTGCCGGAGCCCGCCGAGGCCGACCACCTGCACGCCGCCGCCCTGGAGCGGGCCGCCCAGCAGGCGCTGGCCCGCGCCGACTGGTCCGCCGCCACCGCGCTGGCCGGCCGCGCGCTGGGCCTGTGGCGCGGCGAGCCGTTGCAGGACGTCACCGGCGACCGGCTGCGCGCCGAGCACCTGCCGGGCCTGGAGGCGTTGCGGCTGCGGCTGGCCGAACTGCGGATCGACGCGGCGCTCGGCGCCGGCCGGTTCGACCGCGCGGTGCCCTGGCTGCAGGAGCTGACCGCCCGTCACCCGCTGCGCGAGCCGCTCCAGGTGCGCAAACTGCTGGCGCTGCACGGGGCGGGCCACCGGGCCGAGGCGCTGGCCGACTACCACGGCTTCCGCGGGCTGCTCCGCGAGGAGCTCGGCGTCGGCCCGACCCGCCTGCTCCAGGAGGTGCACCAGCTGGTGCTGCTCGACGCCGCTCCGGCCGCCGTGCTGGAGACCTGGCGGGTGGCCCAGCGGCTGCCGGCCGGCCGGGCGGCGGGCTACCGGCCGCTGCCCCGCCAACTGCCCCGGCTGCCCCGCCGGGTGGTCGGCCGCGACGCCGAGCTGGCCGAACTGCGGGCGATCCTCGCCGGGCGCGCCCAGGTGGCGCTGCTGACCGGCCCGGCCGGGGTGGGCAAGAGCACGCTGGCGCTGGCCTGGGCGCACGGCGCGGCCGGCGACTTCCCGGACGGCCAACTGCACCTGGACCTCGGCGCGCACGCCCCGGACGGCCCGCTGGACGAGCACGACGCGGTGCTGGTGCTGCTGGACTGCCTGGGCGTGCCGGTGGACCGCCGCCCGGCCACCGCGGCGGGCCGGGCCGCGCTCTACCGCAGCACGGTCGCCGACCGCCGGCTGCTGCTGGTGCTGGACGACGCCCGGGACGCCGCGCAGATCCGCCCGCTGCTGCCGGCCGGCCCGTCCTGCCGGACCGTGGTGACCAGCCGTCACCCGCTCGACCCCCTGGTCGCGCTGGACGGCGCGGAGCCGCTGCCGCTCGGCGCGCTGACCCCGGACGGGGCCCGCGAGCTGCTGCTGCACCGGCTGGGCACCGACCGGACGACGGGTCAGGAGGCCGCGCTGGTCGCCCTGGTGGAGCGGTGCGGCCGGCTGCCGCTGGCGCTGGCCGCCGTGGCGGCGGGTGCCGCAGCGCGGCCGCAGCTCTCGCTGGAGGTGCTGGCGGCCGACCCGGGCCGGCTGCTCTCGGCGGAGACCGCGCACCTGCGCGGCCTGCTCGGCCCGGCGGCGGCCGCGCCCGCGCGCGATAGTGCGGCGTTACTGCCTACCCCTAGCGTCGCTGACTGAAACCGGAACAGGGGGAGCGATGGAGACCCGTCGGCTAGTGGTGGGGATCAGCGGTGCGACCGGCTTGGTGTACGGGACGCGGGTGTTGGAGCTGGCCCGCAAGGCGGGGGTGGAGACCCACCTGGTCGTCACCCCCGCCGGGCAGCAGACCAGGGCCTACGAGACCGACCTGACGGCGCGTGACCTGGCGGCGATGGCGGACGTGGTGCACCGCCCGGCGGACATCGGCGCCGCGATCGCCTCCGGCTCGTTCCGCACCATGGGCATGATCGTGGCGCCGTGCTCGATCCGCACCCTGTCGGCGATCGCCCACGCCAACGGCGACAACCTGCTGACCCGGGCGGCGGACGTGACCCTCAAGGAGCGCCGGCGGCTGGTGCTGCTGGTGCGGGAGACCCCGCTGACCCTCGGTCACCTGCGGGCGATGACGGCCGTCACCGAGTCCGGCGGCATCGTGATGCCGCCGGTGCCGGCCTTCTACCTGCGTCCGCGCACCGTCGAGGAGTTGGTCGAGCACACCGCGGGCCGGGCCCTGGACCTGCTCGGCATCGACGTCCCGGACCTGCCCCGCTGGGGCGAGTGACCCCTTGCCCGACCGTACGACACCGGAGGCCAGAGCCATGAAGCACCTGAAGAGCCTGCGCGAGTTCATCGACGAACTGGCGAGAGCGGGCGAGGTCCAGGAGATCGACAAGGAGGTGGACTGGAGCCTGGAGATCGGCGCGGTGGCCCGCCGCTCCTACGAACTGCGGGCCCCGGCACCGCTGTTCAACACCATCAAGGGCATCGAGAAGGGCTTCCGGGTGCTCAGCGCCCCGGCCGGCCTGTCCGCCCGGCCGGGCCAGGTCTACAGCCGGATCGCGCTGGCCCTGGGCCTGCCGGCCGATGCCAAGGGCGCGGACATCGTGACCGCGCTGGCCGACGCCCGGCAGCGCGAGCCGATCCCGCCGCGGGTGCTGGAGACCGGCCCGTGCAAGGAGAACATCATGAAGGGCGACGAGGTCGACCTGCTGAAGTTCCCCACCCCGCTGATCCACGACGGCGACGGCGGCCGCTACATCCAGTCCTTCGGGATGAACATCGCCAAGACCCCGGACGGGTCCTGGACCAACTGGTCGATCAACCGGATGATGCTGGTCGACCGCAACCGGCTGGCCTGCCTGATCCCGCCGCCGCAGCACCTGGGCATGATCCGGGCGCTCTGGGAGCGGCAGGGCGAGCCGATGCCGATCGCGGTGGCGCTCGGGGTGGAGCCGGGCCTGCCGTTCGTCGGCGGCATGCCGATCCCCGAGGGCGAGGACGAATCGGCCTTCCTCGGCGCCTACTTCGGCGAGCCGCTGGAGCTGGTGCGGGCCGAGACGGTGGACCTGCTGGTGCCGGCCACCGCCGAGATCGTGATCGAGGGCTACGTCTCGCTGACCGACACCTTCGAGGAGGGGCCGATGGGGGAGTACCCCGGCTACCTCGACGCGGGCAGCCACTCGCCCAAGCCGGTGCTGCACGTGACCGCCGTGACCCACCGCAACGACCCGATCCTGCCGGTCGCGGTGGCGGGCGCGCCGGTCGAGGAGGACCACACCGGCTGGGGCATGCCGCACGCCGCCGAGATGGTGCACGTGCTGCGCCAGGCCGAACTGCCGGTCTCCGCCTGCTGGGGCGTGCTGGAGTCGGCCTGCCACTGGTGGGTGGTGGCGCTCACCCCGGACTGGCACGAGCGCTCCGGCCTGACCTCGCAGGAGATGGCCCAGCGGGTCGGCGAGGTGGTCTTCGGGTCCGGCAAGCTGGCCTTCGGGGTGCCCAAACTGCTGCTGGTGGAGCACGACTTCGACATCGCCGACCCGAACCAGCTGATCTGGGCCTTCGCCACCCGCTCGCACCCCGAGCACGGCGAGGCGCTCTTCCCCCACCAGTCGCAGAACATCATCCCGGTCTACCTGGACGAGCACGAGCGGCTCAGCTACCACGCCACCAAGGTGGTCTACAACTGCCTGCTCGCGGACCGCTTCCCGGTGGGCGGGCGGCCGGTGGCCTCGGACTTCGCGCACAACTGGCCGGCCGAGCTGCAGCAGTACGTGATCGACAACTGGCAGGCGTACGGCTACCGCTGACCGACCGTCAGAACGCCTGGAATTCAGAGCTCCTGGAAAGAGGGAAAGCAAACGATGACCACCACCACCCTGCCCGGCTCGCCGCCGCTCGGCCCGGACTCGCGCACCGTCGCGCCCGGGCGGCTGCTGATCGGCGGCAGCTGGCGCGAGGCGCTCTCCGGCGAGCGCCAGGAGACCGTCAACCCCGCCACCGAGCAGGTGACCACCACGGTGGCCCGGGCCGGTGCGGCCGACGCGGCGCTCGCCGCCGAGGCCGCCCGGCAGGCCTTCGACGACGGCCGGTGGAGCGAGATGCCCGGCTCTCAGCGGGCCAAGGTGCTGAACCGGGTCGCCGACCTGATCGAGCAGCGGGCCGAGGAGCTGGCCTTCCGCGAGGTCGTGGACATGGGCAAGCTGTGGCGGGACGCGATGACCATCGACATCCCGCACATCGCCAACATGTTCCGCTACTTCGCCGGCTGGACCACCAAGTTGGAGGGCGCGGTCAAGACCGTGGAGCCGGTCGGCGCCTACGGCCGGACCATGGCCTTCACCCAGCGCCAGCCGCTCGGCGCGGTCGCCGCCGTGACCCCGTTCAACTTCCCGCTGATCCTGACGGTCAGCAAGATCGCGCCGGCCCTGGCGGCCGGCAACTCCTTCATCCACAAGCCGTCCTCGGACACCCCGCTCTCCTCGATCACGCTGGCCGAGATCATGCTGGAGGCGGGCGTGCCGGAGGGCGTCTACAACCTGCTGACCGGCGGCGGCGCGGAGGTCGGCCGGGCGCTGGTCACCGACCCGCGGATCGACAAGATCGCGCTCACCGGCTCCACCGGCACCGGCCGCTCGATCATCCGGGACTCGGCCGACACCCTCAAGCACCTCACCATGGAGCTCGGCGGCAAGAGCCCGGACATCGTCTTCGCCGACGCCGACCTGGAGCGGGCGGTCACCACCGCGTTCTACGCGATCTTCTGGAACAAGGGCGAGGTCTGCGTGGCCGGCTCCCGGCTGCTGGTCCAACGGCCGGTCTACGACGAGGTGGTGGAGCGGCTGACCGCGATGTGCGCGGCCGCCCGCACGGGTGACCCGTTCGACCCGGCCAGCGACTTCGGGCCGATCGCGACCAAGCGCGAGTTCGACAAGGTGCTGGACTACATCCGGATCGGCCGGGAGGAGGACGGGGCCAGGCTGGTGGCCGGCGGGGAGCCGCTGACCGTCGACGGCCGGGGCTGGTACGTGCGGCCGACCGTCTTCGCGGACGCCCGCAACGACATGCGGATCGCCCAGGAGGAGATCTTCGGCCCGGTCCTGCCGGTGATCCCGTTCGACACCGAGGACGAGGCCGTCGCGCTCGGCAACGACACCCCCTACGGTCTGGCGGCGGGCGTGCAGACCCGGGACGTGGCCAAGGCGCTTCGGGTGGCCCGGCGGCTGGACGCGGGCACGGTGTGGATCAACACCTGGCACCTCTACGACCCGTCGGCCCCGTTCGGCGGCTTCAAGGCCAGCGGCTACGGCCGGGAGAACGGTCCGGAGGCCTTCGAGAACTACACCCAGCTCAAGACCACCTGGCTGAGCCTGGAGTCCTGACCTGCCGCGCGGCCCCGGCGGCCCGGTCTCGCCCCTGGGCGGACCGGGTCGTTCCGCATATGATCATGCCTCGTACCGAGCGGGGGAGAACCATCCATGATCACGTTGTCCGCAGAGCCCATGACCTGGGTGTTCGCCGGTGACAGCATCACCCAGGGCGTGCTGCACACCCGCGGCGCGCGCAGCTGGCCCGAGCACGTGGGCGAGCGGATCCACTGGCAGCTCGACCGGCTCACCGACGCGGTGATCAACACCGGCGTCTCCGGCTGGCGGGCCCGCGACGTGCTGGCCCACTACGACCACCTGATCGGCCGTTACCACCCCGACGTGCTCTCGATCTCGCTCGGCACCAACGACGCGCGGGCCGGGCAGGCCGGCCTGGACGAGTTCCGCGACTCGCTGCGGGAGATCGTCCGCCGCAGCGCCGGCGCCCGGATCGTGCTGCACACCCCCGCGGTGGTCGCGCTGGCCGGCCGGGCCGCCCGCTCCGAGCTGCCCGCCTACTGCCAGGCGGTGCGGGAGATGGCCGCCGAGACCGGCGCGCTGCTGGTCGACCACGAGGCGTACTGGCTGGCCGCGTTCCCCGACGGCGAGGCCTTCGCCTGGCTGGACGACCCGGCGCACCCGAACGCCGTCGGCCACCGGAAGATGGCCGACCACACGCTGCGGGTGCTCGGGCTGGGGGAGCTGGACGAGCTCTGAGCCGCCGGCTGTCGGCTGTCGGTGTCGGGGTGCAGACTGTGATCATGGTGATACTGCGATGAGCGCCGACCTGACGGCCGACCAGCTGACGGCCGATCAGCTGAAGGCCGCCTGCCTGGCGCTGAACGGCGCCGAGGAGACCTTCCCGTTCGGCCCGGAGACCTCCGTCTTCAAGGTCGGCGGCAAGGTCTTCGCGATCAGCGCGCTGGACGGGCTGCCGCTCAAGGTCAGCCTGAAGTGCGACCCCGACCTGGCCGTCCGGCTGCGCGCCGACTACCCGGGGATCACCCCGGGCTGGCACCTGAACAAGCGGCACTGGAACACGGTGCTGCTGGACGGCTCGGTGCCGCACCGGCTGGTGGCGGAGCTGATCGAGGACTCCTACGACCTGATCGTCGCCAAGCTGCCGCGCCGTCAGCAGCTGGCCCTCGACTGGCCGGGCCTGCACCCGGGAGAGGCCACCGAAGCGGACCGCGCCTGACGCCGGGGCTCAGGCTCGGCGGCGCACCTTCCACTCGCCGGAGCCGAGGATCAGCCAGCCGACGCCGTCGCAGTCGGGGCAGCGTTCCGGCAGGTCGTAGCTGCCGGTGGTGATCGTGCCGTCGCCGTGGCGGCGCAGGCCGGCCCGGGCGCGGTGCTGGACGCCGCCGGCGCAGCACGGGCAGAGCAGGCGGAACTGGACGAAGCCCGGCGGGCGGCGCCCCGATCGGTCCTGGTTCATCTGCTCCTCCCCGGCCGGACCGGTGGTCGGTCCGGTGATCGGCCCGGTGATCGGTCCGATGGTCGATTCGGCGGTCGATCCGATGGTCGGTTCGTTTGCGTCAGCCGATCAGTATCACGGCCGCCCGTCCGGCAGAAGACGGGTGTCAATCCCTGGGCCGAACCTGTTCGGGACCGGCACGAACCGTGCCCGATTCCGCCCGGTTCCGGCGGGTACGGGTCAGCCGCCCGCGGTCCGCCGGGCCTCCAGGCCGTCCAGCACCCGCTCCAGGCCGTACCGGAACCGGGCCTCCATGGCCGGACCGCTGATCACGTCGGCCAGTTCGGTCAGGTTGGGGTACCGGTCCGGCGGCAGCGCGCGCAGCTCGGCGCCGGCCGCGGCGGCGATCTCGCCGCGGCTGGTGCCGGTGGTCTCCGCGGCGGCCAGCGGCGCCGTCTCCTGGAGCACCACGCCCTGCACGTAGGCGCTCAGCGTGTAGGTGGCGAGCGCGGCGTCCTCGGGCGAGAAGCCGGCCTCGCGCAGCCGGTCCAGCTGCTCCTCCAGCAGCCGCAGGATGTTCGGTCCGAGCACGAACCGCCCGCAGACCACCTTGGCCGAGTCCCGGATGCCGTGCAGGTGCTGACGGTAGATCACGCAGTACTCGCGGAACTGGTCCCGCCAGGGGCCCTCGCGCGGCGGTGCCTCGGCGTCGGCCAGCAGCTCGTCGGCGAGCAGGTCGAGCAGCTCCTCCTTGTTGCGCACGTGCCAGTAGAGCGAGGCCGCCTTGACGTCGAGCTCGGCGGCCACCTTCCGCATGGACAGGCCCGCGATGCCCTCCTGCTCCAGCACCCGCCGCGCCGCCCGGGCGATCGCCTCCCTGGTCAGGGCTCCGTCCACCAGTACCTCCCGCGTTCCTCGCGCCTGCGTCGGCCGTCCCCGCGAAATCTATCGGCTTGCGAATCTAACAGTGTTAGGTGCACGCTGGCGGCATCGAGTGGAACTAACACTGTTAGGGGGACGGGATGGACATGCCCGCCGCGCGCCGCAAGACGGTGCTCGCCTGCCTCTGCGCCACGCTGTTCATGGCGATGCTGGACAACGTCGTGGTCAACACCGCGCTGCCCCGGATCGGCGAGCGGCTGCACGCCGGCGTCAGCAGCCTGCAGTGGGTGGTGGAGGGCTACAGCCTGGTCTACGCCGCCCTGCTGCTCACCGGCGGCAGCCTCGGCGACCGGTTCGGCCGCACCCGGGTCTACCTGATCGGCCTCGGGCTCTTCACCGCCGGCTCGGCCGCCGCCGCGCTCTCCCCGGGGATCGGCGCGCTGGTCGCCGCCCGCGGCCTGCAAGGAGTCGGCGCGGCGCTGCTCACCCCGGGCAGCCTGGCGATCATCCGGCAGGTCTTCACCGACGAGCGGGAGCGGGCCAAGGCGATCGGCACCTGGTCCAGCGTCTCCGCGCTCGGACTGACCGTCGGCCCGGTGATCGGCGGGCCGATCGTCCAGCACGTGGGCTGGGCCGGGGTGTTCTGGATCAACGTGCCGATCGGCCTGGCCGCGCTGCCCGTCGCCGCCCGGACGCTGCCCCGGCTGCCCGGCCGGGCCCGCGGGCTCGACCTGCCCGGCCAGCTGCTCTCCGCGCTCGGCGTCGGCGGCCTGGTCTATGCCCTGGTCGAAGGGCCCGGGAAGGGCTGGACCGACCGCTGGGTGCTCGCCGCCGGCGCGCTCGCGGCGGTCGGCCTGCTCGCCTTCCTGCTGGTCGAGCGGCGCACCGCGGAGCCGATGTTCGACCTGCGGATGGTCCGCGACCGGGTGCTGGTCGGGGCCGAGCTCAGCGGGTTCGTGATCAGCTTCGGGGTGTTCGGCGCGCTCTTCTTCCTCCCGCTGCTGATGCAGGGCCTGATGGGCTGGAGCCCGACCGCCGCCGGCATCGCCGCGCTGCCCAACACGGCGATGATCGTGGTCGCGGCGCCGGTGGCCTCCGCACTCAGCACCCGGTTCGGACCGAGGTACGTGGTGGTCACCGGGCTCGGGCTGGGCGCCCTCGCGCTGGCCGGCCTGTCCTGTTACGGCAGCCACGCGCACTACCTGGAGTACATCTGGGTGCTGATGGTGCTCGGCCTCGGCATGGGGCTCACCTTCACCCCGGTCTCGATCGCCGTGCTGCGCCGGGTGCCGCCGCAGCAGGCCGGGATGGCCTCCGCCACCGTGAACACCATGCGCGAGCTCGGCGGGGTGGTCGGCGTGGCCGCGCTCGGGGCGGTGCTCAGCAGCCGGATGACGGCCTCGCTCACCGGGCCGCTGGAGCGGCTCGGCGGCACCGGCGCGCAGGCCCACCAGATCGCCCGGGCGTTCAGCGGCGGCACCGGGGCCGGGCTGCCGGGTGCCGTCCGGGTCGCCGCCGCCGAGTCGTTCGTGGACGGCCTGCACCTGGCGATGCGCTGCGGCGCGGGCGCCCTGGCGGTCGCCGCGGTGGTCGTCGCCGTGCTGCTGAAGCCGGTCGGTTCGCCCCTGCCGGCCGCGCCCGCGCCGGCTGCGGAATCCGTTCCGGTCGGGGCCCGGGACTGACCCGCGGCGGCCGATCGGGGGCCGCGATGCTGGTCAGCGGGGGTCCGTGCCGAGTACGGATCCGCCGCTGGCTAGCATGGAGGTACTGCCTGGCTACCCTCGAAAGATTGAACCTGTGACTGTCAACGAAGACGTGTTCACGAACTGGATGCACCGCGAGGAGATCGCGGAGTCGATGATCCCGATCATCGGGAAGCTGCACCGTGAGCGCGATGTCAATGTCGTGCTGCACAGCCGCTCCCTGGTGAACAAGTCGGTGGTCAGCATCCTGAAGACCCACCGTTTCGCCCGCCAGATCGACGGCGAGGAGCTCTCGGTCACCGAGACCATGCCGTTCCTTCAGGCCCTCACCACCCTCGATCTGGGCCCGTCGCAGATCGACCTGGCGCTGCTCGCGGCCAACTACAAGGCCGACTCGCGCGGCCTGTCGGTCGCGGAGTTCACCGCCGAGGCGGTGGCCGGCGCGACCGGTGAGAACAAGCTGCAGCGCGCCGCCTCGCGCGACGTGGTGCTCTACGGCTTCGGCCGGATCGGCCGCCTGCTGACCCGTCTGCTGATCGAGAAGGCCGGCTCCGGCAACGGCCTGCGGCTGCGCGCCATCGTGGTGCGCCGCAGCGGCGACGAGGACCTGGTCAAGCGCGCCTCGCTGCTGCGCCGCGACTCGATCCACGGCCAGTTCCAGGGCACCATCACCGTGGACGAGGCCAACAACAAGATCATTGCCAACGGCAACGAGATCACCGTGATCTACTCCGACGACCCGTCGACGGTGGACTACACGGCCTACGGCATCAACGACGCGATCCTGATCGACAAC belongs to Kitasatospora viridis and includes:
- a CDS encoding TetR/AcrR family transcriptional regulator C-terminal domain-containing protein — encoded protein: MDGALTREAIARAARRVLEQEGIAGLSMRKVAAELDVKAASLYWHVRNKEELLDLLADELLADAEAPPREGPWRDQFREYCVIYRQHLHGIRDSAKVVCGRFVLGPNILRLLEEQLDRLREAGFSPEDAALATYTLSAYVQGVVLQETAPLAAAETTGTSRGEIAAAAGAELRALPPDRYPNLTELADVISGPAMEARFRYGLERVLDGLEARRTAGG
- a CDS encoding MmcQ/YjbR family DNA-binding protein produces the protein MSADLTADQLTADQLKAACLALNGAEETFPFGPETSVFKVGGKVFAISALDGLPLKVSLKCDPDLAVRLRADYPGITPGWHLNKRHWNTVLLDGSVPHRLVAELIEDSYDLIVAKLPRRQQLALDWPGLHPGEATEADRA
- a CDS encoding UbiD family decarboxylase; translated protein: MKHLKSLREFIDELARAGEVQEIDKEVDWSLEIGAVARRSYELRAPAPLFNTIKGIEKGFRVLSAPAGLSARPGQVYSRIALALGLPADAKGADIVTALADARQREPIPPRVLETGPCKENIMKGDEVDLLKFPTPLIHDGDGGRYIQSFGMNIAKTPDGSWTNWSINRMMLVDRNRLACLIPPPQHLGMIRALWERQGEPMPIAVALGVEPGLPFVGGMPIPEGEDESAFLGAYFGEPLELVRAETVDLLVPATAEIVIEGYVSLTDTFEEGPMGEYPGYLDAGSHSPKPVLHVTAVTHRNDPILPVAVAGAPVEEDHTGWGMPHAAEMVHVLRQAELPVSACWGVLESACHWWVVALTPDWHERSGLTSQEMAQRVGEVVFGSGKLAFGVPKLLLVEHDFDIADPNQLIWAFATRSHPEHGEALFPHQSQNIIPVYLDEHERLSYHATKVVYNCLLADRFPVGGRPVASDFAHNWPAELQQYVIDNWQAYGYR
- a CDS encoding aldehyde dehydrogenase family protein; this translates as MTTTTLPGSPPLGPDSRTVAPGRLLIGGSWREALSGERQETVNPATEQVTTTVARAGAADAALAAEAARQAFDDGRWSEMPGSQRAKVLNRVADLIEQRAEELAFREVVDMGKLWRDAMTIDIPHIANMFRYFAGWTTKLEGAVKTVEPVGAYGRTMAFTQRQPLGAVAAVTPFNFPLILTVSKIAPALAAGNSFIHKPSSDTPLSSITLAEIMLEAGVPEGVYNLLTGGGAEVGRALVTDPRIDKIALTGSTGTGRSIIRDSADTLKHLTMELGGKSPDIVFADADLERAVTTAFYAIFWNKGEVCVAGSRLLVQRPVYDEVVERLTAMCAAARTGDPFDPASDFGPIATKREFDKVLDYIRIGREEDGARLVAGGEPLTVDGRGWYVRPTVFADARNDMRIAQEEIFGPVLPVIPFDTEDEAVALGNDTPYGLAAGVQTRDVAKALRVARRLDAGTVWINTWHLYDPSAPFGGFKASGYGRENGPEAFENYTQLKTTWLSLES
- a CDS encoding SGNH/GDSL hydrolase family protein — encoded protein: MITLSAEPMTWVFAGDSITQGVLHTRGARSWPEHVGERIHWQLDRLTDAVINTGVSGWRARDVLAHYDHLIGRYHPDVLSISLGTNDARAGQAGLDEFRDSLREIVRRSAGARIVLHTPAVVALAGRAARSELPAYCQAVREMAAETGALLVDHEAYWLAAFPDGEAFAWLDDPAHPNAVGHRKMADHTLRVLGLGELDEL